The DNA region CAAAAGTCCCAAATATTTATTAGCACACAGTACGAGAGAACCATAAAAGTTCTATCCATGCTGGTTCCAAACACAATAAGGAAATATATGATCACAATATTTCCTGCTAAGCCAACTGTTAACGTCATAGTCATCTGTAACTCGTAGGTCGCTACTAGTTTTTTACTTAGCATCAAAAGCCGTTGGTACAACGAGAGAAGTACCCGAATTCTTGAGGAGTTTGTCAAGGGATTTTTATTTAGTTGTTCGGCTAGTTCTTCGAGTTGACCATTGATTGTCCAAACATAGCGATAGATGAAAAGGACTATAGCATAATATTGTATGCTGATAAGACTCATGCCCACCTGTATCAAGAAAGTGGTGATTATTTGGATTGTGGATGGTCTATTTCCAGGCATTCCGTAATTCAATATCAACAGGGATACTAATTGCCCCATCAAAGTTATAAACTTTTGTATTACATAGCGGTTAAATTTTGGGCAATTACATTCCATCAGACCATCAAAGTCCTGGTACTCAAGAGTTAAAAGTTCATTGGCAATCTCCTGAACTTTCTTGCTTCcccaaaaattcataaaatacATCACGACAGTTGAGAAGATGTCCATTATTCCAGTGAGCTCGTATATCATGTTCAGGACTGGACTTTGTTCAAGGGCCTCCAGGGACTTTCTCTGACTTTCGTAATAAACCATCACGCCCAGGAGAAAACAATTCACTGCTATGCCATAGAACAGCAGCCAACGAGACCgctttaattgaaattttggTGAAACTAAAGTGAAGGGTAAAAGTCCAAATAGTACGGATCCATATAGAACTGCCTTCAAGATTAACCAAGCCAAACGGCGAAAAAATTCGCGACGTAAACCCGACATTTCCAACTCCGAGTGAAAAGCAAAATGGTGAAATCAATTGAGCAAATGTAAACAAATGCATACAAACTAATAAGTCACTAAATGAAGTGCTGATAGACAATGTAGTTAACCATCTACATAAACCCTTTTAGAGTAATTAATAAGCTGATGAAATATCGATTTCAAACCAAACAATAATGTCGGAAATATACTTACAAAATGGGGTACCAACAATAATTTGTAAGAGTGAATAAGTATTATTGTTCTGCCAAAAGTCaagttaataatttttaaaatgaaatgaaaacgaaattttaattaaggtTTCTTTAATATccataaaaagaaaatattcgttattttgttaaaaattaagTTATGTCAATTCTTGGACTCAATCAATctgatttgaattttaaattcatGTAATCGAATTGCACCAAGAAATGTACATATAAAATGTTGGTGATAATCATGTGGAAGCCCATCTCGTAGTTAATGTCGAATAAACCAAGGTGGCGAATTCTCAGCCTACGGTGACTGCAGAAAAATGTGAACTCAGCTATCTGAGGGATAATAAAAGATTAAAATATAACACTGTAAGATATAACCACTTACTCTTTGCTCTAGTTCCTTGTCCATACCTTCAATGTCGTTAAACAACTTCAAGATCATGGAGGTTTTTCTGCCCGTACTCTCGGCCAAATCACAAGAGGCGATTCCCAGCCAAAGATCCCAAAAGTTGATGATGAGGGCTTGAGGAAAAAGCAGAATCATCACTACCAGCGAGAATCTTTTGATGTTGATCCAACAGATGACCAGGACATGACCCACAATAATGTTGGCCGACAACAGGGTGGCCATAAAAAATGTAACCTGGATGTCGTAAATGGCGGCCAGGCGGGAGTTTATATCCAAAAGGCGACCATAAAGCCAGAGGAGCTTTTGGATTCGCTCAGGATCCACAATTTCACCTCTCTGCAGCTTACTGGCCATATCCAAGAGTTGTCCATTGATAATCCACACAAATCGATAAATATATATCACTGCCAGGTGAAAGTGCATTATCACCATGAGAACTTCCAGCTGAACAATGTAGATGCACACTGCCTCATGAAAAACAGCCTTGCTATCCGGTATTCCAAAGTAAATCACCAAAGAGGAACCAATCTCCATGATTACCACCAGACCCTTTTCGATCACATACCTATCGAACTGACGACATTCGCCTAGGATGAGCTTGCTAAAGTGACGGTCCTCTAGCATCAGGAGTTCATTCAGAGCAGCAAGTAATTCCTTTGAATTCCAGAAGATTCGCCAATGGGTTATGATCGTGGTTATTAAGCTTATAACCTCCACGAGTTCCTCGACCTCTTTTACCAAGGGATTACGCTCATAGACTTCAACTTTAACAGAATTGTGATCATCAGTGGATGGCAGTAAGGCCAAAACCATCAGACTTATGTTCAAAACCAAGCCATATGCCATAAGCCACTTCGATCGATGCAGTTTCCTTTTCCTGGAGTCAAATGTGAATGGAAATAGTCCGAGGACCCAGGATACGTACAACGTTGCCTTCAGGGTGAAATGGGCCAACCGCTGGCGAGTGCGATGGACGCGTTTTGGTTGTAACATTTCTGAAGTTCGACTGGGAGTAATTTGTGAAACGGAAATTACCCATCGGAGCCAAAGGAACATTGGAGGGCGAAGGCTTGATAGGGAATGGATGGTCAACCAGATAAGCTAATTAATTATTCGAAACTATTGGCTAAGGGATTGGGACTTTGCCTCTCTAGGGGTGAACAGTAGGAAACATTAATAACATTCAATACGATATATCTGTAGACTTACTAGAGCATTTTCAGGCAtttagaatttaattaaattaaattaagctaCGACTGAGTGAATTATAGCTGGGGAAAATGTATAACTGGCGAATCGTCATCGATGAATTCCTGTTCGACATTTTGCTAACCGGACATCCTCTTTTTACTGTTCCCCATTGGCTGCAACAAACTTTCGAATGGTTAAACTTGTTTTCCCGATGCGCCTGCAGTTTTTGACACTGTTGCAAAGTTAACGCTTTTCCAACTACCTTTCACTTTGGCAGTTATGTTAGCTGGGAAACTTTTAGCAGCTGTCACCTGAACTTCCattatttttccattttattacTGTTGTTTTTTGGCACCTCTTAAAGTTTTTTCAGGCAGAATGCAAGTGACAATAGAAAAGTGTAGCCTCTGGCCATTTTGTAAGCTGATCAGAGTGCTTATTTCGAGtaatccgagaagatgaataAAGTCCAAAATTAATCCCTGCGCAATCAGATTTCAATTAATTGGAAAGCACATTTCCATCAACTTTGTAAATTTTCAAGCAGATTCATTCCATTATCAAACCGCATTTTCATAACAATTGAGAGCAGCTGAGCCGCCTCGTCGGGTTGTCCTTTGTGGGTCCTTTGGGGACCTTCGCTACACAGCTTGCAATTAGAATTAGTTAGGCATTTCTCGACACAACTCTagtttgaatttttaattgctGACCACAGCAAACTGCCGGGGAGTAAATAGAGGGCAACAATGCCGAAGGACGAGGATCCTTTCAGGTGTTTGGACATCCTGCGGCTCATCCAATTTGCATGGCTAAACGAGTCTGCTTTGTTTTCGTAAGGGAGAGCGACTTTAACCATTTGCAGTTCGAGCttaattaaacacaaaatagTCCGCAATTGTGGATTGTCGTTTTCCTTGAATGAACTCCTCATCCTTTCGGATGGCTGTGAGAAACCGCAGAACGATTGCAGTAGGATAGGAGGCAAGGACATCATTGTGGTGAAGGGTTACTGCAGATCCCCCTCTGAATTCTAGGACAGATACTTTTTTACTCGTCTATATACCCCTTTTCTTCAGCGCTGATTAAACGCGGAATTATGGCATGAAAGGCACGATTCTGTTCCTTTTCTTGGTTCAACTCATGACCTACCCACACTCCCGGAAATGTGCGtgatttcattaaaaataaggCGCCAGGGAACAACACCTCCAAAGGCGAAAACGCAAAAAGTTATCCGACGTTGCGCATACGCCACGTGAGCCGCCTTCGAGGTTGTCGCCTGCAATTAGGCAACGCCACTCGCATTTTTTAGCCAACTGGCATAATTAGAGGCCTAAAGTATTCCCTTTGCCAAGTTCAAACGGAGCTTAAATATATCCCGCCAAAAGGGGCTTTTTAAAGTAAACAGGAAGGAGCAGTTGAAGAATAAACCAGAATGAGTTAATTAGACAAATTACATTAGGAGCGGTTGAGAGAGGATAAAAAGTGGACGTGACGGGGTAGAATTCCTATTTTCACACgatttcttcttctttttttaacatccaattttccatttttgtttttggtaaGACATTAGCTAAGTGATTCAAGGCTTATAATGCGCCATGACCCTGGAACTTATACATTTATTTGTAATGCCTTAAAACGAAGGAAAACGTTATGAAAATGTCGTTCCTTTAACCTTTTCTTGGGATTATTGGAAATGTTTTCTCCCATTGCTGTCGTGTCTTGTTTGGCCATTATCCTGACTGGCTTTCGTGTCTGCTGATATCCTTCGCCATGTTGTTGTTACCCTTATTTCTCTGATGGGGCAAAGTTTAATGTTTCACTTGGAAAAGGATTCGCGTTGCCTGCGGGAAAACTTTGCTCGCAAGTCGTTAAAATCAAATGGATATTGTCCCGAAGGGGAGAAGGGAATAAAAATCTCAGTTCCGAGAGTTAGGTATGCAAACTAAGGACTTTCACCCTCCCCTATTCTCCATAACCCCCAGTTAACTTCTCATGATTTCAAGGCGATCAAATCTCATTTCGAATGCAATCGGTGCACCAATTTAGCACATCAAAGGAAAACAAACAGCCACGCCCCCTCGGACACGCCCACCCTGCAAATGAAGTGCAAAAATGGTGGAAAATATTTGCACTACAAAGTAGCAggagaaaaacaaacgaaaagcggaaaaatattttcacagtTGCAAATGTTCGTACTGCGATAAGATGAAAACGCAGAAAAAGAGTTTAAAATCGGGAAAAAATGGTgggtaaatatttatgaaatattttcgCAGAGTCtgcaaatcaaatcaaattgcTGAGGGAAAATGCCGCGATTTTCGGGGAAAATGGCGGGCGAACTTTTGCAGTTGTTTACTCGTCAAAGGACTGGAGGGGAATCCCGGCAGATGTTTACCTTTTATTTTGCTTATCTAATAAAGTGCAATCTTTGGGCAGACAATGCAATTTGCCATCGAATTTGTGTCCTTCGATAAACTCCTTTTAGCTTGTGTGGAAAACTGCAGGAAAAGCTAGCCGTCCACCTTGGATAACTCTCACAAAGGAGAAAAGTGTTGGGAGAGCGGGGAAATTAGCTTTGCAGTGAAATAAATTGCAAATTTCAAGAcggaaattgaaaatttattgGCACACAAAAAGTTGGTGCTATGGGGTTTCTTCTTCTACATACATTATATTTCTTAAGTTCTTCCGAGGGATCCTTTGGAGACAGGGAAAAAGAGAGCAGCGATTGATGATCCTGGCTGTCAGGATACAAAGTGACAACATTTTGCATCGCAATCGGAGGAAGAAACTTATCCTACTGTTCCCTTTCCTATGAAGGACattaaaaattagtttttccGTTTACTTGGGGCTGAAATTTCACAATGTTTTCCTTTTCCCTTCGCTCGTTTTTCATGCTTTCTATGCAGCGCCACAAAGTATGCAACACATGCAGCTGAAGTTTCGCGGaaagttttcttttctctTCTTTTCCTTCCCCCCACCATCTTTCGTAATAAGTTACGCTTAGCATTTTCCGTTTTCCCTTCCCGCTAAGTGCATTTTTCACCTTTTATCATTATTTCTTGGCTCATTTTCCGAGCTTTCCCCCTGAAGAAGTTTCCCGACTCCAGTCGAGGGGATGATGATTGCTTTGGTCTATGCAAAGTGTCTCAATTTGGGTTCATGTATCCATTAGATACTCCCTACACTCGTGTATTCCTCAGATGCGCATAAAGTATTTTGCAGATAATAAAAATTGGCAAACGGCGCAGAATTTATACGCTGTGAAAGTCGTAAATTTTCAATGCGCCCGTGATAAAAATCAgcctgttgttgtttttctaGATAAAGTTATACGTTTCTGTGAACTCTGTGGAAGAGTTCACATGGCGACGAAATTGGTGAGGTCAATAAATAgattatacatatttatagCGATTTATTATAGCCATTTGATACTAATCTAAGGATTCTTTATGATTTTTTCGATTCTAGGcagatataaaatattttattagatGCGGAATGTAAAACTAAATTCCCTAGAGCCATTCCCTACATCCATTTTCTTTACTAAACTTTCTTTAATTTCCGGAGCAATAAATTTCGAAGAAAGTTTATTCCACTCTTGGTGGATATTGCTTAAGATAAACAGAAATCGGTGGTTCCATTCCCTCTGTTCGACAATAATTTAAAGACAATTAAAAGGCGACAGGAAGGGGACCAAAAATGCGTAAAAGTTAAGGAGAAAGGCAGAGTGAGCTGGAGCATAAAATCAACTACGaaaaagataaataaattaaaagaaaataaaataaaatagggGAGGCTGGGAAGTGGGAGGCGATGAAATCGATGCGAAGGTCATTCCGGGTCAGCGATAAAAATTCCAGCGAAGTTTTCCCCAAGAGAGGAAAGGAAATCGGAATTAATTGCggagaaatttaattttacgaCGGAGAATTTCATCGTTTTCCTCGCGGGACTCTTAAAGCGGAATAAAATTGGGAAATTGGGAACGCCATGAAACTGGAAATGAATTGTAGGTGATTTTTATTGGGCCTCGAACTAAGAGCCATGAAAATGTGCTTTTCAGATCTCCcgtattttgtttttcaacAAAGGGTGTAAAAACTGCAACAAAGGAGCAAAGTACGCACAATTCCCTGATTTTTCCTGCATAAAAATTaacaatgaaaatgtttgcatGTTTAACTGCGCCGTAAATTATTTGGGAGTGTGTTTTTTGGTAAAAGTGGAGCTCTAATTTTGTTCCGCCTACTTTCattgtttcagtggagggaaTTCCAAAGGTATGGGAAAAGGGTATGGGGAGCAGGGGTCAAAGGGCGTTACGTGTGTGctctgaaaatatttaaacaattaagTTCTGTTTTTTTCTGTCCTCCGGCGGAAATTCGTGTGGGCATGTTTTTCATTTGCAAGTGCCACCCGTAAACACAGCAACAgagtgaaaataataatttgatgTGGGTTTTTAAGGCGTGCAGGAAATTACCCATTATGTTTTTAGTAAGTGAGGGATATATTTGGAGAAAGGAAAAACaagcaaaataaatacaaagtCCCTGATAAAAAAGCATCAGTTTTAATGCAACTTTGGTCTAAATCTTTGAGAAACTGAAATAAGATTCCCCACTTTCAAATAAAGTCGGTTACTTTTCAAGCCCTTGTGGATGATTTTCAAACTGGCATTTTCATCTCCATTTTCCATGCACCGTTGGGCCTTCCAGCTCGCAGCTTTCCTCCATTCAGAAGTCCTAATGTCCCTATCTACTCAGCTATAGCAATTCGTGTGTGTGTCGGAGGTTGTGTCTCAGTGTGAGTATGTGCTGACATCAAGTTCATAAAAATATCTGCCATAATTGCAGCTAAGTCAGCAAATGTTGACTGCTGTCCTGTCACCCGTCTCTTTCACCCCCTCTATTCCCGTCTCTTTCCCATGCCAGTTGTGGTCCTTTTCTTGTTTTCTTGCTCTTGTCTAGCCGCATTTTCCTTTCTGTTGCGTTTCCCTTTGGCTAAATATGAAATGAAAGGATTCAGGAAGGCACAGGATGTGAAGTTGGTGGTGGATATATGTGATATAAGGAATGAGCAGGGAGAGATCCTGAAAGCGAGCACTTAGTTTTATGCTCGCACATTCAGAGTTGCTCAATGTGGCGAGAATGGAAATGAGGCTGAGGAAAACTAACCATGTAGGGGAATCCTTTCATATATAAGGAACTTCAATAGAAGCTTCTTGGACTGAAAGTTTCTAAATGGTATTCGATCGGTAAGGAATCCATAATCTACTATTCATATAATCCCGTTTCGACCTACTTTCAATTAGGTGGCAACTAGTTGCCCAGAAATGCAAATCCAAATGGGAGGCAATAAAAGTCACTCGCCAGTTGTAAA from Drosophila subpulchrella strain 33 F10 #4 breed RU33 chromosome 2L, RU_Dsub_v1.1 Primary Assembly, whole genome shotgun sequence includes:
- the LOC119547893 gene encoding putative gustatory receptor 22a produces the protein MLQPKRVHRTRQRLAHFTLKATLYVSWVLGLFPFTFDSRKRKLHRSKWLMAYGLVLNISLMVLALLPSTDDHNSVKVEVYERNPLVKEVEELVEVISLITTIITHWRIFWNSKELLAALNELLMLEDRHFSKLILGECRQFDRYVIEKGLVVIMEIGSSLVIYFGIPDSKAVFHEAVCIYIVQLEVLMVIMHFHLAVIYIYRFVWIINGQLLDMASKLQRGEIVDPERIQKLLWLYGRLLDINSRLAAIYDIQVTFFMATLLSANIIVGHVLVICWINIKRFSLVVMILLFPQALIINFWDLWLGIASCDLAESTGRKTSMILKLFNDIEGMDKELEQRVTEFTFFCSHRRLRIRHLGLFDINYEMGFHMIITNILYVHFLVQFDYMNLKFKSD